CCAAATCGATCGAAGCTGCGATTTCACGTGCTTTTGAATATTATAATTTCTTAAAAGATAAAGAATCGATGGATGAGTCCATCAAACGGGATCTTAGGTTAGCTGCAAAAATTCAAACGAGAACAATGAATTTACCCACCTTAAAGCATAAAATCTTTTCCGATATCAAACCGGTCAGTTTTGTATCCGGAGATTTTTTCCAAGTTTTACCTTTAGATGAAGATCGCACTTTGATTCTGATGGGTGATATTGAAGGTCATGGAGTCACTTCTGGCCTGATCGCAATTCTTATGACTACCATCCATAAAGAATTGGCGCGAACAACAACGATTGCACCTTCTGAATTACTCTCTCGTTTGAACAGGGAACTTTGTAATGAAATTGGTACTCATAGTATGACGGCCATTAGTATCATTGTGGATCATCCAAAGAAAAAAATTACTTATGCAAGGGGTGGTCATCCTTTTCCCATTATATTCCAAAAAGAAACAAAAGCACCTTTGCTCTTACAGGATCAGTCGGGTCAAATCTTAGGAATTCTAAAAGATATGGAATTTAAGGAAATTGAAGTTTCTGTGGAAACGGGAGACATTCTCTTTTTATATTCGGATGGGTTACTTGCATCTAGCACCCATCCTTTGGTTCAAACTTTAATCCAACTTCCTGGCGGCGAAAATCGG
This genomic window from Leptospira brenneri contains:
- a CDS encoding SpoIIE family protein phosphatase, whose translation is MSEYSFKPEILIIDDDTEICETLELIINGLGYFVRYFTNPLQGLEYFEGERNPIVFLDVNMPQTTGLDLLPKIKAHDSKTQVLMMTGEHDIQTVVSSLYHRASDFILKPFHTKSIEAAISRAFEYYNFLKDKESMDESIKRDLRLAAKIQTRTMNLPTLKHKIFSDIKPVSFVSGDFFQVLPLDEDRTLILMGDIEGHGVTSGLIAILMTTIHKELARTTTIAPSELLSRLNRELCNEIGTHSMTAISIIVDHPKKKITYARGGHPFPIIFQKETKAPLLLQDQSGQILGILKDMEFKEIEVSVETGDILFLYSDGLLASSTHPLVQTLIQLPGGENRIEGMRTEINNYIQYLETSSKAADDISYLLLEI